In the Gossypium arboreum isolate Shixiya-1 chromosome 10, ASM2569848v2, whole genome shotgun sequence genome, one interval contains:
- the LOC108471772 gene encoding secreted RxLR effector protein 161-like — MPLNLKLSKNDGEKICDPSIYRSIVGSSLYLTTTTPDLIFPTTLLSRFMSSPSDVHLGVAKRVLRYVKGTTSEWLDYLKVGNVKLIGYSDRDWAGSLDDMKSIQVFFNLGSRAIYSSSKKQQVVAQSTAEAKYNVAAANQAIWLRNLLSDLGFKQESAIILLCDKKLAIAIVENSV, encoded by the coding sequence ATGCCTCTAAACTTGAAGTTGTCAAAGAATGATGGTGAAAAAATCTGTGATCCTTCTATTTACAGAAGCATAGTTGGAAGTTCACTTTACTTGACTACAACAACACCTGATTTAATATTCCCTACAACATTATTATCGAGGTTTATGAGTTCACCTTCTGATGTTCATTTGGGAGTTGCCAAGAGGGTTCTCAGGTATGTGAAGGGCACAACAAGTGAATGGCTGGATTATTTAAAGGTAGGAAATGTGAAGTTGATTGGATATTCTGACAGAGATTGGGCAGGGAGTTTGGATGACATGAAGAGCATTCAGGTATTTTTTAACCTTGGCTCAAGAGCAATCTATTCGAGTTCCAAGAAGCAACAAGTTGTGGCTCAATCAACTGCAGAAGCAAAATATAATGTTGCTGCTGCAAACCAAGCAATTTGGTTGAGAAATTTACTTTCTGATCTTGGTTTTAAGCAAGAAAGTGCTATTATTCTTTTGTGTGATAAAAAGTTAGCTATTGCCATTGTTGAAAATTCAGTTTAG